In Brassica napus cultivar Da-Ae unplaced genomic scaffold, Da-Ae ScsIHWf_253;HRSCAF=424, whole genome shotgun sequence, one DNA window encodes the following:
- the LOC125574901 gene encoding uncharacterized protein LOC125574901, protein MSSSTDHLVATFWDWNTCSCPIESEASARTLISNIESGLGQVPHGHEYRICRNNRFLCGDITAIERSLLVDQRFDCYYAPRRNPFCGEHAHLLPDQKRLAAELGLESLLVHYADVHRDSGPWNILLITGDSSFATSMDYLYYSGYTIFLAKPSDAADSFEQHSNYAWDWTPLHTSAATQPIHVHPPSP, encoded by the exons ATGTCCTCCAGTacag ATCATCTTGTTGCCACGTTTTGGGACTGGAACACGTGCTCATGCCCTATTGAGTCTGAGGCCTCTGCTAGAACTCTAATCTCCAACATTGAAAGCGGTTTAGGCCAGGTTCCCCATGGCCATGAGTATCGCATCTGCAGAAATAACAGATTTCTTTGTGGGGATATAACTGCAATTGAAAGGAGCCTTCTCGTAGACCAACGTTTCGATTGTTACTATGCTCCCAGAAGAAATCCGTTTTGCGGTGAACATGCTCATCTTCTGCCTGATCAGAAAAGACTTGCCGCTGAGCTCGGTTTAGAGTCATTGTTGGTACATTATGCTGACGTTCACCGAGATTCCGGACCATGGAATATACTCTTAATTACAG GTGATTCAAGTTTTGCAACTTCAATGGATTATCTTTACTACTCCGGATACACCATTTTCTTAGCGAAGCCAAGTGATGCAGCTGATAGTTTTGAACAGCACTCCAACTATGCATGGGATTGGACACCCTTGCATACTAGTGCAGCTACTCAACCGATTCATGTTCATCCTCCGTCTCCTTAA